The stretch of DNA TTCATCATGCGGCCGGGCCTCCGCCGGTCGATACTGGATGCATGATCGAAACCCCACGTGAGGCCACTGAACCACTCCGCGAAGACATTCGGCTCCTGGGCGGCATCCTCGGTCAGATAGTGCGGGAACAGGCCGGAGACGGCGTCTTCGACCTCGTCGAGAAGGCCCGGGTCGAATCGTTCCGGGTTCGTCGTTCCGAGATCGACCGCGCCGAACTGGCCGACATGTTCACCGAGGTGTCCACGAGCGACGCCATTCCCGTCATCCGGGCCTTCAGCCACTTCGCCCTGCTGGCCAATCTCGCCGAGGACAACCACCGCGAACGCCGGCGCGCCGTCCACGTCGCCGCCGGTGAACCCGCCCCCGACAGCACCCTGACCGCCACGTTCGCCAAACTCGACGCCGCACACCTCGGCAGCGACGTCGTCGCGGACGCGTTGCGCGGGGCGCTCGTGTCGCCGGTCATCACCGCGCATCCCACCGAGACCCGTCGCCGCACGGTGTTCGAGACCCAGACGCGGATCACCGAACTGATGCGGTACCGCGAACGCACCGCCCTGACCGAGTCCGAGACGGCCGACGTCGACGTCCGGTTGCGGCGGCAGATCCTCACCCTGTGGCAGACCGCGCTGATCCGGTTGTCGCGGTTGCGGATCCAGGACGAGATCGAGGTCGGGCTGCGCTACTACGACGCGGCACTGTTCGAGGTCGTCCCGAAGATCAACGCAGAACTGCGCAGTGCCCTGCGGTCGCGGTGGCCGGACGCCGATCTGGGCCGGGAGCCGATCCTGCGTCCCGGATCGTGGATCGGCGGCGACCGTGACGGCAATCCCTACGTCACCGACGAGGTGGTCCGCCAGGCCACCACCCGGGCCGCGGCCACCGCGCTCGAACATCATCTCGGGCAACTCGAGACGCTCGAGCGTGAACTGTCCATGTCGGCTCGTCTCGTGGCGGTCACGCCCGCCCTCGACCTCTTGGCCGCGGCGTCTCAGGACGATTCACCGTTCCGCGCCGACGAGCCGTACCGGCGTGCGGTGCGGGGCATCCGGGGGCGGCTCACCGCGACCGCGCACCGCATCCTCGGGGAGGCGCCCGATCACGGGCTCGACCTCGGGCTCGCACCCTACGACAGTCCGCGGCAGATGCTCGACGAACTCGACGTCGTCGACGACTCCCTGCGGCGCGGCGGCGACGGCACGATCGCCGACGACGGGCTCGCGACCCTGCGGGACTCGGTGGAGGTGTTCGGTTTCCACCTCTCCGGCCTCGACATGCGGCAGAACTCGGACGTGCACGAGACCGTCGTCGCCGAATTGCTGGCGTGGGCGGGCGTGCACGCCGACTACCCGTCGCTGTCCGAGGACGAGCGGGTGGAGTTGCTGTCCGCGGAGCTGTCCACCCGGCGCCCCCTGACCACGGCGAATGCCGAGTTCAGCGAGCTGACGGCGAAGGAACTCGCCATTCTCCAGGCCGGCGCCGACGCGGTGCGGACACTCGGTGCGGGCGCGGTGCCCAACTACATCATCAGCATGTGCACCTCCGTCAGCGACATGCTCGAGGCCGCGGTCCTGCTGAAGGAGGTCGGCATCCTCGATCCCGGGTCGGGGGAGGCGCCGTCCTGCCCGGTGGGCATCGTGCCGCTGTTCGAGACGATCGAAGACCTGCAGCAGGGCGCCGCGACCCTCGAGGCCACCCTGGAAGTCCCGATCTACCGGGCCCTGGTGTCGGCGCGCGGCGACGCCCAGGAAGTGATGCTCGGGTACTCCGACTCCAACAAGGACGGCGGCTACCTGGCCGCCAACTGGGCGCTGTACCGCGCCGAGCTGGATCTGGTCGATGCGGCCCGCAAGACGGGAATCCGGTTGCGGCTCTTCCACGGCCGCGGCGGCACCGTGGGCCGCGGCGGCGGACCCAGCTACGAGGCGATCCTCGCGCAGCCGCCCGGCGCGGTGGCCGGATCGCTGCGGATCACCGAACAGGGTGAGGTGATCGCCGCCAAGTACGCGGAACCCCGCCTCGCGCAACGCAATCTCGAAACGCTGCTCGCCGCGACCCTCGAGGCCACCCTGCTCGACGTCGAGGGCCTCGGCGACGACGCCGAACCGGCGTACCGCATCCTCGACGAACTCGCCGCGCTGGCCCGCCGCGCCTACGGCGAATTGGTGCACGAGACACCCGGATTCGTGGAGTACTTCGAGATGTCGACGCCGGTCGCGGAGATCGGGGCGCTCAACATCGGCAGCCGTCCGGCCTCCCGCAAGCAGACGACGTCCATCGCCGATCTGCGGGCCATCCCGTGGGTGCTGTCGTGGAGTCAGTCCCGGGTCATGCTGCCCGGGTGGTACGGCACCGGCGCCGCTTTCGAGGAATGGACGCAGGGCGACCCCGAACGGGTGGCGACGCTGTCACGCCTGTACGAGACGTGGCCGTTCTTCCGGACCGTGTTGTCGAACCTGGCGATGGTGATGTCGAAGTCCGACATGGGTCTCGCCGCCCGCTACGCGGAACTCGTCCCCGACGAGGAACTGCGGCGACGGGTGTTCGGCAAGATCGCCGAGGAGCACGAGCGGACCATCCGGATGTACAAGGCGGTCACCGGGAACGACACGCTGTTCGCCGACAATCCCGGGCTGGAACGGTCGGTGCACAACCGGTTCCCGTACCTCGAGCCTCTCAACCACCTGCAGGTGGAACTGCTGCGCCGCTACCGGGCGGGGGACGACAGTGATCAGACGCGCCGCGGCATCCAGCTCACGATGAACGGGCTGGCGACCGCACTGCGCAACAGCGGGTAGCAGTGTTCCCGCGCCCCGCGAGATTTCTTGCGGTGCGCGGGAACCGAACCGTCCCTCGCTGCGTCAAAACGGGAAAGAGCACAAGTTTCCGAGACGAAGTGGGGCGACGGATGAGGCGATGCGCGGGCGGCCCGGTCGATTGGCGTGGCGGAATCGGGCGGCGGGGGACACGGGCGGCGAGCCCGCATCGGGCCGGCCGCATCGTCACCGAATGCCGGGTCACCCGGACACCGGTCGAACGGGATCCCCGGTCGCCCGCCGGGTTACCGGCGGACGACGACGAGGACCCCGTCGGATGAGAGGCTCGGTTCGGTACGCGTCAGTTCGGCAGCAGAGACGCGGCCGGCGCGTCGAGCAGCCACCGGGTGGCCGAGAGTCCACGGGCCCCGGACGCCGGGATCTCGACGGGCGGTGCGCCCGCGATCGCCGCGGCCACCGCCTCCGCCTTGGCGTCACCGGACACGACGAGCCACACCTCCTCGGCGTGCCGGACGGCGGGCAGGGTCAGCGTGACGCGCACCGGCGGCGGTTTGGGGGAGTCCGTCACCGCGATGACGAACCGGTGCTCCTCGCGGACCGCGTCGGTGTCGGGGAACAGCGAATTGACGTGTCCCTCACCGCCCATGCCGAGCAGGTGGACGTCGAACACCGGGACCTGCCTGCCGTCCGCGTGCGCCCCGAGCACCTGCGCGTACGCGACGGCGGCCGCCTCCGGGTCGTTCTCGTAGATCCCGTCCGCGACGGGCATGGTGTGCACGCGGGCGGGATCTACGTCGACGTGGTCGAGCAGCGCGGCCCGCGCCTGCACGTCGTTGCGTTCCGGATCGCCGGCGGGCAGGAAACGCTCGTCCCCCCAGAAGATGTCGATCGCGCGCCAGTCGATGTCGCCCGGGTTCTCCCGGACCTTCTCGAGCAGACCGATCCCGGTGCCGCCGCCGGTCAGGACCACCGACGCCGAACCGCGTTCCTTCTGGGCGGCGACGACGGTGGCGACGAACCGCTCCGCGGCCTTCGTCACCAGCGTGGCGGTGTCGGGGTGCACTTCTACGTGGATGTCACTCATACGTCACCTTCGTCAGCCCGGCGAGTGCGGCCTCGTAGGCCTCGTCGGGGTCCAGTCTGCGTAGTTCTTCGGCCAGGCAGTCGCGGGTCTCCCGCCTGCCCAGCGCCACCAGTGCATCCGGCTTGCCGGTCCGCGACAACGTCGCGGTGGTGCCGGTCTGCGGGCGGCTGATGGTCAGCGTGCCGCCGTCCGCGAACTCGAGCGTCACGAACAACGGTCCCACCCTGCGGCTGACGGGCGCATCGAGACGTCCCGCCAGCCATCCGGCGATCATGTCGACGGCGGGCTCGTCCACGAGCCCGGACACCACCGCCGATTCGATGCGCGCGTGCGGGGGCTGGTCGACCGCCGAGGTGATGAGCCCCCGCCAGTAGGTGATCCGGCTCCACGCCAGGTCCGTATCACCGGACGTGTACGACGCGAGGCGGCTCTTGATCTCGGCGGCGGGATCCTCGCGGTCCGTGGCGTCGGTGATGCGCCGGATCGCGAGCTTCCCGACCGGGTCCTTCGCAGGGACGGCGGGCGCGGTCTCCGGCCACCACACGACGACGGGAGTGTCGGGAAGGAGGAACGGCACCACCACACTGCTCTCGTGGTCGGCGAGTTCACCGAACAGCCGGAGCACCACCACCTCCGACGCGCCGGCGTCGCCACCGACCCGGATCTGGGCGTCCAGCCGCGGTTCCGCGTCGCGGGAGCCGCGGGCGACGACGATGACCCGGCAGGGATGCTCCCGGCTCGCCTCGTTGGCGGCGTCGATGATGTCCTCGGAGTTCTCGCTGTCCCGGGTGCACACCACCAGGGTGAGAACCCGTCCCAGCGTCACCGCCCCGCCGGTCTTCCGGAGCTCCACCAGCTTCTTGTTGACCTGGCCGGTGGTAGTCGAGGGGATGTCGATGATCATCTACGGCCTTCTCCATTCGCGACCGGTGCGCTGCATCATTTCGTCCGCGGACGGCGGACCCCACGTGCCGGCCTCGTACGGTTCCGGCTTGCCTTCCGCGGCCCAGGCATCGAGCGCCGGATCGAGGATCTCCCACGACAATTCGACCTCGGCGTTGACGGGGAACAGCGACGGCTCACCGAGCAGCATGTCGAGGATGAGGCGTTCGTACGCCTCGGGGGACGACTCCGTGAAAGCCTGACCGTAGCTGAAGTCCATGTTGACGTCGCGGACTTCCATGCTCGATCCCGGAACCTTGGACCCGAAGCGCATGGTCACACCCTCGTCCGGCTGCACCCGGATGACGAGCGCGTTCTGGCCCAGTTCCTCGGTCATCGTCTGATCGAACGGAAGGTGCGGCGCGCGCTTGAAGATCACGGCGATCTCGGTGACGCGGCGGCCGAGCCGCTTCCCGGTGCGGAGATAGAACGGCACACCCGCCCAGCGGCGGGTGTCCACCTCGAGGGTGATGGCCGCGAACGTCTCCGTGGTGGAGTCCTGCGAGAAGCCGTCCTCCTCCAGCAGGCCTACGACCCGGGTGCCGCCCTGCCAGCCGCCCGCGTACTGGCCGCGCGCGGTGGTCTCGTCGAGCGGCTGCGCGAGTTTGGTGGCGGAGAGCACCTTGATCTTCTCCGCCTGCAACTCCGACGGTTCGAAGCTGATCGGCTCCTCCATTGCGGTGAACGCGAGGAGTTGCAGCAGGTGATTCTGGATGACGTCGCGCGCCGCCCCGATGCCGTCGTAGTACCCGGCACGCCCACCGAGACCGATGTCCTCGGCCATGGTGATCTGCACGTGATCCACGTAGTGGGCGTTCCAGATCGGATCGAACAACTGGTTGGCGAAGCGCAGCGCCAGGATGTTCTGAACGGTCTCCTTGCCGAGGTAGTGGTCGATCCGGAAGACGGTGTCCTCGGGGAAGACCTCGTTCACGACCGCATTGAGTTCACGTGCGCTCGCGAGGTCGTGACCGAACGGCTTCTCGATGACCACCCGGCGCCACTGGCTGTCGTTCGACCGGGCGAGGCCGGCCTCGGACAGCTGCTTCAGGACCACCGGGAACGCGTCCGGCGGAATCGCGAGATAGAACCCGTGATTGCCGCCGGTCCCGCGTTCGCGTTCGAGCGTGGCGAGGGTGTTCGCCAGTTCCTGGAAGGACGCCGGGTCGTCGAAGCTGCCCTTGACGAAACGCAGGCCCTCCGACAGCCGCTCCCACACGTCCTCCCGGAACGGGGTCCGGGAATGATCGCGCACGGCATCGTGGACGATCTTGCCGAAATCCTCGTCGGACCAGTCCCTCCGGGCGAACCCGACGAGAGCGAACCCGGGCGGCAGAAGACCACGATTGGCCAGATCGTAGATGGCGGGCATCAACTTGCGCCGGGCCAGGTCGCCGGTGACACCGAAGATCACCAGTGCACACGGCCCGGCGATGCGTGGTAGGCGCTTGTCCCTACTGTCGCGAAGTGGATTGACCCAATCGTCTGACGCTGCGGGTTCGCTCACGTATCAGCTCTTCTGCCCTGCTGCGCGAAGCTGCTCCGCGGTGGCGTCGAGGAGTTCGTTCCAGGACACCTCGAACTTGTCGACGCCCTCGTCCTCGAGGACCGTGAAGACGTCGGGCAGGTCGATGCCGACGGCGGTGAGCTGGTCGAAGATCTCCTGCGACGCGACGGCGGTGCCGGACACCGCGTCGCCGTGGACCTCGCCGTGATCGGCGACGGCGTCGAGGGTCTTCTCCGGCATCGTGTTCACGGTGTTCGGCGCGACCAGTTCGGTGACGTACAGGGTGTCGGGGTAGTCGGGGTTCTTGACGCCCGTCGACGCCCACAACGCGCGCTGCGGGCGGGCACCGCTGTCGAGCAGACCCTGGAACCGCGGCTGCACCTCGAAGATCTGCTGGTAGGCGGCGTACGCGAGGCGCGCGTTCGCGAGACCCGCCTTGCCGCGCAGCGCGAGAGCGTCGGGGGTGCCGATCTTGTCGAGCCGCTTGTCGATCTCGGTGTCGACGCGGGAGACGAAGAACGACGCGACCGAGTGGATACGCGACAGGTCGTGGCCTGCGGCCTTCGCGGCCTCGAGGCCGTCGAGGTACGCGCCCATGACGAGTTCGTAGCGCTCGACGGAGAAGATCAGCGTGACGTTGACGCTGATGCCCTCACCGAGCACCTTGGCGATCGCCGGGATGCCGGCCTCGGTGGCCGGGATCTTGATGAACACGTTGGGGCGGTCGACGATCTTCCACAGTTCGACGGCCTGCGCGACGGTCTTGTCGGCGTCGTGCGCGAGGCGCGGGTCGACCTCGATGGACACCCGGCCGTCGACGCCGTGGCTCGCCTCGAACTGCGGGGCGAGGACGTCGCAGGCGGCGCGGACGTCGTCGGTGGTCACCGTGCGGATGGTGGCTTCGACGTCGGCGCCGCGCTCGGCGAGTTCCCGGACCTGTGCGTCGTAGACGTGGCCCTTGCTCAGCGCGGCCTGGAAGATCGACGGGTTGGTGGTGACCCCGACGACGGACTTGGTGGCGACGAGTTCGGCGAGGTTGCCGGACTCGATGCGGTCCCGGGAGAGGTCGTCGAGCCAGACCGAGACGCCGGCTTCGGAGAGCTTCTGCAGGTTGGGGTTCTGAGTCATGGCGTTCTATCCCTTCACGCGTGCGAGCGAGCGCTGTGCGGCGGCGGTGACGGCTTCGGCGGTGAAACCGAACTCGCGGAACAGGGTCTTGTAGTCGGCGGAGGCGCCGAAATGCTCGATGGAGATGATCTCGCCTGCGTCGCCGACGAAGCGGTACCACGGCATGGAGACGCCGGCCTCCACGGCGACCCGCGCCTTGACGGTCGGGGGGAGCACACCGTCGCGGTAGGCCTGGTCCTGGGCGTCGAACCACTCGACGCAGGGCACGGACACGACCCGGGTGGGGATGCCCTCCGCCTCGAGGGCCTCGCGCGCGGCGACGGCCAGCTGCAGCTCGGAGCCCGTGCCGATGAGCACGACCTCCGGAGCCCCGGTGGACGCGTCGGCGAGGACGTAACCGCCGCGGGAGACACCCTCGTAGCTGGTGCCTTCGAGGACCGGCAGGTCCTGACGGGTCAGGGCGAGACCGGCGGGAGCGCGGGTGGCCTCGTCCGCGCCCTTCTCGAGAACGGCGCGCCACGCGTGCGCGGTCTCGTTGGCATCGCCGGGCCGCACGACGTACAGACCGGGAATGGCGCGCAGCGCCGCGAGGTGCTCGATCGGCTGGTGGGTGGGACCGTCCTCGCCGAGTCCGATGGAGTCGTGCGTCCACACGTAGGTGACCGCGGTCTTCATGATCGCGGCCAGCCGGACGGCGGGACGCATGTAGTCGCTGAAGACGAGGAACGTGCCGCCGTACGGGCGGGTCGGCCCGTGCAGGGCGATGCCGTTGAGGATCGAGCCCATCGCGTGCTCGCGGACACCGAAGTGCAGGGTGCGGCCGTAGAGTTCCGCGTTCCACATGCTGGTGGAAATGGATTTCGGACCGAACGAGTCGGCGCCCTTGATGGTGGTGTTGTTGCTCTCGGCGAGGTCGGCGGAGCCGCCCCACAGCTCGGGCAGCACCGGACCGACGGCGTTCAGGACGGCGGCGGACGCCTTCCGGGTGGCGAGACCCTTCGCGTCGGGCTCCCACGTCGGCAGGACGTCGGCCCAGCCGGCGGGCAGGTCGCGTCCGATCAGGCGGTCGAGCAGCTTCTTGCCCTCGGGGGCGCGCTGCGTCCACTCGTCGTACTGGGCCTGCCATTCCTTGTGTGCCTGCGCGCCGCGCTCGACGACCTTGCGGGTGTGGGCGATGACCTCGTCCGCGACCTCGAACGTCTTGTCCGGATCGAAGCCGAGCGCCTTCTTCACGGCCGCGACCTCGTCGGCACCGAGAGCCGCGCCGTGTGCCGCGCCCGTGTTCATCTTGGTCGGTGCGGGGAAGCCGATGATCGTACGGAGCAGGATCAGCGACGGCTTGTCGGTGACCTCGCGGGCCTTGTTCAGGGCCTCCTCGATGGCGACGACGTTCTCGCCGCCCTCGACGATCTGCACG from Rhodococcus opacus B4 encodes:
- the ppc gene encoding phosphoenolpyruvate carboxylase, translating into MIETPREATEPLREDIRLLGGILGQIVREQAGDGVFDLVEKARVESFRVRRSEIDRAELADMFTEVSTSDAIPVIRAFSHFALLANLAEDNHRERRRAVHVAAGEPAPDSTLTATFAKLDAAHLGSDVVADALRGALVSPVITAHPTETRRRTVFETQTRITELMRYRERTALTESETADVDVRLRRQILTLWQTALIRLSRLRIQDEIEVGLRYYDAALFEVVPKINAELRSALRSRWPDADLGREPILRPGSWIGGDRDGNPYVTDEVVRQATTRAAATALEHHLGQLETLERELSMSARLVAVTPALDLLAAASQDDSPFRADEPYRRAVRGIRGRLTATAHRILGEAPDHGLDLGLAPYDSPRQMLDELDVVDDSLRRGGDGTIADDGLATLRDSVEVFGFHLSGLDMRQNSDVHETVVAELLAWAGVHADYPSLSEDERVELLSAELSTRRPLTTANAEFSELTAKELAILQAGADAVRTLGAGAVPNYIISMCTSVSDMLEAAVLLKEVGILDPGSGEAPSCPVGIVPLFETIEDLQQGAATLEATLEVPIYRALVSARGDAQEVMLGYSDSNKDGGYLAANWALYRAELDLVDAARKTGIRLRLFHGRGGTVGRGGGPSYEAILAQPPGAVAGSLRITEQGEVIAAKYAEPRLAQRNLETLLAATLEATLLDVEGLGDDAEPAYRILDELAALARRAYGELVHETPGFVEYFEMSTPVAEIGALNIGSRPASRKQTTSIADLRAIPWVLSWSQSRVMLPGWYGTGAAFEEWTQGDPERVATLSRLYETWPFFRTVLSNLAMVMSKSDMGLAARYAELVPDEELRRRVFGKIAEEHERTIRMYKAVTGNDTLFADNPGLERSVHNRFPYLEPLNHLQVELLRRYRAGDDSDQTRRGIQLTMNGLATALRNSG
- the pgl gene encoding 6-phosphogluconolactonase, with translation MSDIHVEVHPDTATLVTKAAERFVATVVAAQKERGSASVVLTGGGTGIGLLEKVRENPGDIDWRAIDIFWGDERFLPAGDPERNDVQARAALLDHVDVDPARVHTMPVADGIYENDPEAAAVAYAQVLGAHADGRQVPVFDVHLLGMGGEGHVNSLFPDTDAVREEHRFVIAVTDSPKPPPVRVTLTLPAVRHAEEVWLVVSGDAKAEAVAAAIAGAPPVEIPASGARGLSATRWLLDAPAASLLPN
- the opcA gene encoding glucose-6-phosphate dehydrogenase assembly protein OpcA, which codes for MIIDIPSTTTGQVNKKLVELRKTGGAVTLGRVLTLVVCTRDSENSEDIIDAANEASREHPCRVIVVARGSRDAEPRLDAQIRVGGDAGASEVVVLRLFGELADHESSVVVPFLLPDTPVVVWWPETAPAVPAKDPVGKLAIRRITDATDREDPAAEIKSRLASYTSGDTDLAWSRITYWRGLITSAVDQPPHARIESAVVSGLVDEPAVDMIAGWLAGRLDAPVSRRVGPLFVTLEFADGGTLTISRPQTGTTATLSRTGKPDALVALGRRETRDCLAEELRRLDPDEAYEAALAGLTKVTYE
- the zwf gene encoding glucose-6-phosphate dehydrogenase, producing the protein MSEPAASDDWVNPLRDSRDKRLPRIAGPCALVIFGVTGDLARRKLMPAIYDLANRGLLPPGFALVGFARRDWSDEDFGKIVHDAVRDHSRTPFREDVWERLSEGLRFVKGSFDDPASFQELANTLATLERERGTGGNHGFYLAIPPDAFPVVLKQLSEAGLARSNDSQWRRVVIEKPFGHDLASARELNAVVNEVFPEDTVFRIDHYLGKETVQNILALRFANQLFDPIWNAHYVDHVQITMAEDIGLGGRAGYYDGIGAARDVIQNHLLQLLAFTAMEEPISFEPSELQAEKIKVLSATKLAQPLDETTARGQYAGGWQGGTRVVGLLEEDGFSQDSTTETFAAITLEVDTRRWAGVPFYLRTGKRLGRRVTEIAVIFKRAPHLPFDQTMTEELGQNALVIRVQPDEGVTMRFGSKVPGSSMEVRDVNMDFSYGQAFTESSPEAYERLILDMLLGEPSLFPVNAEVELSWEILDPALDAWAAEGKPEPYEAGTWGPPSADEMMQRTGREWRRP
- the tal gene encoding transaldolase; its protein translation is MTQNPNLQKLSEAGVSVWLDDLSRDRIESGNLAELVATKSVVGVTTNPSIFQAALSKGHVYDAQVRELAERGADVEATIRTVTTDDVRAACDVLAPQFEASHGVDGRVSIEVDPRLAHDADKTVAQAVELWKIVDRPNVFIKIPATEAGIPAIAKVLGEGISVNVTLIFSVERYELVMGAYLDGLEAAKAAGHDLSRIHSVASFFVSRVDTEIDKRLDKIGTPDALALRGKAGLANARLAYAAYQQIFEVQPRFQGLLDSGARPQRALWASTGVKNPDYPDTLYVTELVAPNTVNTMPEKTLDAVADHGEVHGDAVSGTAVASQEIFDQLTAVGIDLPDVFTVLEDEGVDKFEVSWNELLDATAEQLRAAGQKS
- the tkt gene encoding transketolase, producing the protein MSITDDIHVLTQPVHPADWTELDTKAVDTIRVLAADAVQKVGNGHPGTAMSLAPLAYTLFQRVMRHDPTDADWIGRDRFVLSCGHSSLTLYIQLYLAGYGLELGDLEALRTWGSKTPGHPEHGHTRGVEITTGPLGQGLASAVGMAMAARRERGLFDPEPALGDSPFDHHIYVIASDGDIEEGVTSEASSIAGVQQLGNLTLVYDDNKISIEDDTAIALSEDTAARYEAYGWHVQIVEGGENVVAIEEALNKAREVTDKPSLILLRTIIGFPAPTKMNTGAAHGAALGADEVAAVKKALGFDPDKTFEVADEVIAHTRKVVERGAQAHKEWQAQYDEWTQRAPEGKKLLDRLIGRDLPAGWADVLPTWEPDAKGLATRKASAAVLNAVGPVLPELWGGSADLAESNNTTIKGADSFGPKSISTSMWNAELYGRTLHFGVREHAMGSILNGIALHGPTRPYGGTFLVFSDYMRPAVRLAAIMKTAVTYVWTHDSIGLGEDGPTHQPIEHLAALRAIPGLYVVRPGDANETAHAWRAVLEKGADEATRAPAGLALTRQDLPVLEGTSYEGVSRGGYVLADASTGAPEVVLIGTGSELQLAVAAREALEAEGIPTRVVSVPCVEWFDAQDQAYRDGVLPPTVKARVAVEAGVSMPWYRFVGDAGEIISIEHFGASADYKTLFREFGFTAEAVTAAAQRSLARVKG